ttttatagtatattttaacctattttttaatttgtttgaaaaattcaatttaacccgtaattcttataatttttttaatatgattcaATTATGTCATTCCTTTTATATTGAGTTAATGCGTGCATACATATCacatgtattttaatttttttttttaaatttgttatgttATTGTTGTGTCACTTAATAAAGACTATTGTTGATTAAATCCACAATAAGTGCATCTGCActgataaatattattattctctcCGAATGTACTTGTATAATATATGATAACCTTTTTTTCATAACTTAATTAGTCATCAAAATgtataaaaacacaatttggtatttttaccaaatattttttggtatttttatcaaataattggTGTGCAAGAAATTTAACTACaatttgttaaaactaaaattcatcCACTTCATTTCCATACATTCACAAACATATCAATTTCATTTATTAGGtgttcaatttcaattttagattcacaaaacattaaaaagcatatatcattaacatcacaaaatacatgagaatttcatattttacaattaatctcaacaaatatgaaaaatccTCCATGGTAGACCTATTTTCCAAGGTTCTTTGTAGTTGCTCCATGCTCCAATCGTGTTTCCCCTACGCATTTTCATCTTCAATTTGTGACTCATCTTCTTACTCAATCCAAAAGGGACAAAATCACCATTGATAAAAAACTCAAAAAGAAGAAGGGAGAGCTTCCCAGCACCCCAAACAGCCTCTACAAGCCTCTCTCAATCGCTTTAGATGAAGAATGAAGTGTAGGAAGAGAAGAATTCCAAAAATCCTCGCAAAACATAACTAAATATCTGTTTTACGCGTTTCTAGACTTACAGACTCACGAACTTCTAAACTCCTCAAATGAAAAGTCAACTCGTCCAAACAAGTAAATAGTATCAGTCAGAACTCGGTAGTGCTTACttgtatgtaatatatatatatatatatatatatatatatatatatataggggtttgctaacgcgcgtacgcatgtttttcagttggtacattttagcaatgtgtatcgggttttagtagacaaaaatacccttatatatcatggattgtaagttttaaggttaagggtattttaataattttcattctcaaaactaaaaaaaaaagaaacccccaaaacccttactcacctctctcattcctctcaaccctttctctttcatctctctcactccaaccttttctctatcatccctactgtagccccaattgaaaaaatcagaaacacttgtcgttaaacaatttcaggcaaaggttcattcaagatctcttcaatttcaccatcttcactaacctctctaatttcatcatttgcatatgttgaatcatcatctctaaaaaaaaccctctaggccaattaccaattccttcagATATcaattatgcttgtgaaaattagataaaattatatacgacaaaaaatataaaatgaaaactcattataaaatcattttttgtaagaaattgtttaacaacgagtgtttctgattttttccaggccaattaccaattcctttatgtcattatgcttgtgaaaattagataaaattagataagacaaaaattataaaatgaaaactcattataaaatcattttttgtaagaaattgtttaacagctagtatttctgattttttctaggtcaattatcaattcctttgtgcttgtgaaaattggataaaattagataagacaaaaattataaaatgaaaactcattataaaatctttttttttttaagattgtttaacgacaagtgtttctgatttttttcaattaggactacagtagggatgacagagaaaaggttggatgagagagatgaaagggaaagggttgagaggaatgagagagagaggtgggtaagggtttgggggtttcttttttttctttttagttttgagaatgaaaattattaaaatacccttaaccttaaaacttagaatccatgatatacaagggtatttttgtctactaaaacccggtacacattgctagaatgtaccaactaaaaaacaggcgtacgcgcgttagcaaacctcatatatatatatatatatatatatatatatatatatatatatatatatatatatatatatatatatatatatatatatatatatatatatatattaattttagtttggTAATGAGTTTATTATTTCGGTTTAAAAAGCATTATTAAGAGATGATGAACAACCATGAAAGAGATTTTAAACCCTTTCTGGCTTTCGTATTGTTTTTGGGCTGTGATAGATAAACATCCCATATCCTAATCAACcccttaaaaatattattttttattaggtcTGTTATAGAAGTAGGAAAACTTTGgggttttcataaaattttctatttttttttcactcctGTACATTCATTGTGTTCATACATACTTGAGGAGAGCTTGGATTTGCGTAAAAAGAAGGACTGTTCATACATACTTCATTGTCTTGTGgaagagagaaataaaaagcaaatgagaaattcttaattattttttttaatgtatttcataaatatatagtatatttttactttaaaattagaAGTTAAAAATTGCACATTGCTCTTTTATACTTCTTGTTAATACATATTCGGGCGTTTTTATCGTTAACAACAGTTATTTAACACTTTGAAAATGAGTTTCAATATTTGAGTCTCGCCAAGGTTATattagtttgaaaaaaataatcaacttttttaaatgtaatttactTTGAAAGATAAATAAGTTCGAAGCGGTTGAAGGTAAATCGGTTAGCAATCTATCAAcgataatttttattattttttataattttttattataattatttacgatttttaattatatagatagatagtttgacttattttaataaattaaaatatttttaaataatattttaatattttagatatttattttatgtattagtcaaattatgaaaattgacattatttttataatgatgtGTGGTAAAATAAATGaacattttattgttataaaaagataagtcaaattaatttattttaattatacttcaataaatatataaaaattcaaaactgcttctacttttaatttttttattcgatgtattgaaattaattgttatcgttattaaaattggaaaaaaccTTTCAAACTATATTCTAAACACAACCTTAATAATAAAAGCAATCcaaaaaagatattttcttcttttctgtgtatttaatttagtcacatatattaattacaCATATATGAGTTATCTCTTTAATTTTCTCTATAATAACCCATGATTGCATCCGtattgttgttttgttgttaTCAAATAGTTAAATATGTTGCTGttaaacattataatttaataagttAGTTTATCACCTTTAAACTTTTAAGTAATTAATAACCTTTAACTTTCAACATTTATTGCAACACGTTCTAAGTTATAGTgccaatttttctttattgCTTCGGCCTTCTTCATATGGATCATGATTTGGATTTGAGTCCACTTAGGTTTCAATTCTTTACTATTGAAATTGGGTCATAGGAGATTGAGATTGTTAGGTGTGTAGGAAGTGGCTGCCCAAGTATGTTTTTGTCTATGTTCAAAACTTGGTCCATTTTTcccattttgttttcttttaattatgttcagattataaataaaaagtattagtTGCAATAATTGTGGGGATTAGGcttgattaaaaatatcaagagcacaagaaaataatgatttgataaaataggttattagtttattaaatgTTGTAGGCACTTGATTTATTGATAAGATTAGGCTGGTTATTCCTTCTCTACAACATCATGTTTATTTAAAACcactaattaaactaattaaattagaatttaagTCAACTATATCCAAAATATGCCCCATTGACAACAATTTGATTAAGAGTTTTTTTAAGTGACTACAATTTCTAATATTATCCTTtctcaatttattattttttcaaaaataaatattttctagcAATGAGTTGTAAGTAATAAATTGTTTTACAttcactcttttttttcaaaccacgtgtgtttaaaataaaaagtgcatcacatgacaattttataaatcttaaatttttgtttctCAATCTATTTTAATATTGGATAATTTTTCTTTGGTAATTACATTAAGCATGTATTAATTCAAGCTCCTCACATGTGAAGACttgataattttcaaatttcctaacaatattttcttaaagtaaataaaaagaattattctCACTTACTTTTTATGCTAAAGAGCCCCTTGTGGCTTAATGATCCTTCTCTTCTCCAAATTCTAAAAAACAAAAGCCCActcttaatttgtttttgtaaattttattattttaaaaaacatataaaatattcatatcaCATCTACACGGAATAACgcaaatctaattaaaaatacagTTACTAATTATAATTGTTAGCTAAGTTATTAACAAAAtcccaaaataaaattagttttttttatctcttgaAAAAATCCATATAAatctgtttattttttctttttcaaaagaaaatatacccagatatattataaaaaaaaagagaaaatatttttacgGGTTTTTCTATATGACCCATCCTGAAAATGgagttgaaataaaaattaaagcgTGTAGATAAGTGCAGTAAGAGAGGAACTTCAGAAATATACAACATGTGTTAAGAGAGCATGGACCACCATTATGATTAAGTAAGCTACAAATCCAACTGAAAAAGACATAACTGAACATGGAGCACAATGATAACAAAGAAAACAGTATTATTTGTTAAACATGCATTGCACCACCCTTTATCACAGCAGAAAGTGAAATTCAATGAGTACAAGCCTCATAGATTGCATGGTATAGCCAAATATATGGGAGCAAGTGCATGAACTTAACTCATTATCAGAAACAAGATCCTTTGGCAACACACATAAATTTCATCATATCATCACTAATATATAACCATTTTACGTGATGGGGGTTCTGAATTTGCAGTACTTATGTTCATCTTTCAAATTGAGGAACATTGAGACTTAAGATGTACCTATGCTATTTCTACTGATATATTTCTTCACACATTCCCAGTGTTTACCCTAATGAATGCTAGATTTGATTCATTGAATGGTAACTATCACAAATTAATGCTACTTTGATTTGCTTGTTTTATCTTAGGTTTTAAGTTCCATAGAACACAGATTAAGAAATGTGATTTAAACTATTTGTAATCTTTAGTATGTTATTTATATCTCTCATTTATTATCCGTCATTTCATATTATTTCTCTGTTTTTTATAGGATATAATGATACAAGGTTCAAATATTTGTCATTTAGAGTGTTTTTGGAATTAAAAAGTCTGCACAAACAAACACTTTCATAGGCAAACATGTTCGAGAggcattggaaaaaaaaatatcaaacaaatgACATATTTCTGGCTCTTGCTAAGCATTTGTCTGTATTTCTTCAACATCTTATCTCCAAAAACCAAGGTAAGaacaatataattttgtagtttCATAACGTACTTCAATATTACATAAACCTATTGATCTTGTTTAATTTGCTGAAACAAGGTAACTGGGAAATAGAAGAAATTCCGTAAGTTTCATCATTCATCAACCAAAAGTGCTTTTTCATAAAAAGAATCATTCAGAGGAATATATTGTGTGAGTGGGTGAAGCATGTACTTCAATGACATTAATTACTCTGAATAATATGCTCTATCTACATGTATGTTGCTTTCCCCTCAAACCTACAGATACTTGTTTAATATATCAGTTACTTTGGGATTACCATTCCCTAGCCTATTCCATATATATTCCAAATATTTTCAATGTGCAAACATATCTATCCTTTAGGTCAAATTTAGGATCTTCATCAAGTCCATAAACAAACATAATTTACTTCATATACAAAAACCAAAGTTTATCaatataagattttattattctaataaaTACCAATAGTTCACTAAGCTAAACAAAACAATACTATAATGCGGATTCCCATTACAATTATATATCACATTCTAGGCTTCCTCAGGTAATAAAGTGCATGCTTCGCCACACATGtgcaacaaattcaaaattgatAAAGTTGACTTCACCAATTCTTTCATGCAGACTCTGATCTTTCATGAAGTAAATTTCATAATCACCAAAACTCACTCTTACTGAAGGTTATCCACTTGATAAAAGGTCCACTGCCTTTGCACGTCACAGGCCATGGAGTTACAACTCTCTTCAAAGCTAGAAAAGGAGATGCTTTCCTCTACTGTTACGGAATTGTCATCATTTCCAATAGGGTTTGGGTCCATGAAGGTATCAGTATTTCCATAGTACTGTGTTGAAGTATCGGTGGACAATTTAGGAAGAAATTGTGAAGCCGAGTTGGAATTCTCCGTCTGGAACCAACTATCAAGATACTGCGGAAAATTGGTAGATTTTCCAAAGTATTTCTCATTAGGGTTTTCAGTGGCAGAGGCATTGAGATAGATCTGACCTGCCTGTTCCCTGAGATGAGCTACTTGTGCTTGTAAATTCACCACCTGCAAAGATCAAACAAAAAAGTGGATAAGTTAGTTAACTGGTATAACCACAAATCAGCTAGGGTTTTCAACACAGTAAGCCTGATTATGCTTatgaaagggaaagaaaaaaccTGTTGTTGGAGTGCAAAAATATGAGCAACACAGCCATAAATTGGATCTTGAAGTCTAGCTTGAGCTTCATAAGAGATGGTTACAGCAGCTTCACAACGTTCACTGACAGGAAGGTGAGCAAGTAGCTTTGAGACATTGCTTGCGCCAAAGACCTTATGAATGGCTGCAAAATGGGTGGCACCCTGTTCATGGCAAAAGTAAGGAGCAAAAACACAGCCTCTCACACACTTCCTTCTCAAGAATTTGCAGGCTCCACACGGAGAACCAGTCATGTTGGCCTTTTGGTTGAGGGGTTTGTGGTCTTTTAGGATTTTGGGTTGTTTTCTGGGTCTCTTCAACCTTGTGCAAATCATAATGATTTATCACCATCTTTATATACACCACAACAAGAGGAAATGGTGGATTAGGGGAAGGAATATTTAATTACACTAGGTCCCCTTAATGGCCTACAgtgttcaatatttttttcccGTATAAAACACTTTAATCCCCCTCTACCGATATTTTTATTTGTCAGAAAATGAGATTCCATTTGAACATCCTTATACGACAAAAGAGGTAGCAGTAACCAAACccattttgtttgatgatttgatGTATGTGTGCTCTTGTCCCTTCTTTTCTGAATCAAATGTATGGTACCTTGTGTATGCGATAATAATAGCCGCAAGTACATTATTTATTGGActacttatttatatacattaaCTTGACAGTGGTAATATCAAAATGGACCTATCCACGAGTTATTTAATAGTTCTTTACTCACCAAGAAAGCAATTTTTACAACCTTGGAAATGGGTGCTGCTAAATTATTAGTCAATTCATGTAGAGGCTGGTATGATTTCTCTTGACCAAATACATTTGATTTAAACTTGGGAGCAAGAATCATCCTCCATCTGCgacaaaagaaaagaatgcCCAACTGTTACCCACACACCTATCGTTTCTTTGCCACgtttattaaatcaattttttgtaTGTCACATATGTGCATGATTGGAGTAATGAACAAAAGGATGGCACTGTGAGGACTGCTATATCTACATTGTGATACGAGCCAGTGCTTCTGATCCTTTTGAACGCGTATTTGAACTCCCATAGTGACTATTTACAGGAATCTTGAGCGAGAATGAACGAATATTGTTAGTCcatggaaaagaatgaaatgGGAAACGGTATAAATCACCATCATCTAAAATcacttaactttaaaataaatttattaaattcattttgTTAATGTTCACCGCAACACACACAGTGAAGTTCAATAATTTGCAAGAGCGGCACAAATTACCACGGTACTTACATTGACAAATTTaacataaagaagaaaatgaattggGATTAACTAGAACCTATGATTATATATATCCATTGagtttaaacaaataattttccTCTCATACTGTCAAAGTTGAGTAATCCAGAAACAAGTTGGTATTAAACAAGTTAAAAGAATAATGCTCAAAATTATTTGGTGGATTTTTATTATTGGAATATTATCAAAATGTAAAAATGGgttcagaaaaaataaaaataaaaatgagattcTAAAAATGAATGAAACAAAAGGGTTGTGACATACATAGAAGCTAATAAAGACAAAGGGAGGGCCGAGAAGATGTGATTTGTTTGGCCTTTCCAGACTTGAATTTGTTTAAGTGTTGGAAGTCATGGTTTGTGGAACAATACCGTATGaatatttagttattaattatattatgaaattagtACGTGTACTCTCTCCAAACACTAAAATGAAACACTCTCTTCTGTCGAGTATAGGCACCAACATGTAGGACCATCCCAAATGTGCAATGGGACCCTCCTTCTACACTACCTAATAATGACATCCTAACAAAAAGTtgcaaaattaaataaattatgaaaataactGTTAAGAAATATACCACTTGTGCTTATATTCAAGGGATTAATATATTTCGTATAAAATCTACgtcttaacaaaattattattgcTTACTCTCAGCTTAATTACTTATACTATCTCTTCACTCAATCAAGTATATATTCactaagaaaattcaaaatcttcTCAAACTTTATTGGATTATACTTAtctttagttttgaaaaaaaaaattatgttgatTTCATCAGGTTTTTATATTGAACTTCACTCACTTTAGACATTCTTCTCACCCTTCAAGTTGATTCAATGAGTGTCCAATTTCTCGTGCTTAGTTTTCACTTCCTCTTTTTAGCTTTTATTGTAATTCTCTTGATGAAACATCAAAATATTTCCTCAAACTCCAATCTTTGGGGTCGATCAggaatcaaacaaataaattgtATTCTTCCAATTATTAACGTTGTTTCGTAGTCTTCCCTCAATGATTTAAACTTCTAAAAGAATGTGAGTATGTTTCACTGATCAAGTTGGATTTCCATATGAAGTGAAGATAACCCAAATGCGAAGAAAATATGTATTAGTTATAAAATGTCAAACTTTCTATCTCACTGTTGCACTCAAATCTAGCCATTACACCAATATTTATCgaataaatattatgaaaaaaaaattagaaatggCGTGACAATATCAACTTGTTCCAACTCTGGTTAAAAATCtcgactaaaaataaaatatcaatttatagtTGATATAAAATTCACTTTATAATTCTTTGTAaggttaaattaattttaaaatttaccgtatcataattatgaattaaaatctattttaacaaaaaatattatttattaaatttattattctatttattatcaatttgctattaaatcattttttattgtgtGATTTCATGTTTAACATGTATAACCaatttctaatatataaataggtgtaagttttattttacaaatcattttataaaattggggttaaacttaaaatttacttttcaatatttttttaaatgaatactttttaaaatgaagTTATTCATAGATTTTTTAAGTATGCTAAAGTCCACTTTATAATCATTCTTATCACTTTTACTTTAATGTCTATCTTATAAGATATTAACCTACACATTTTTCTACAACATGCTTAGTTGAAACGGAATAAACATGTCATTTGGATTATTCTTGATATTTAACTATAGTAAAACTTCACTCTTATCTATTTattactttaactcttctttatctttatcACCTtagttttcattatatataattttaaaactagtatacaaaataatgatttttttatttataatatatatatatatatatatatatatatatatatatatatatatatatatatatatatatataaacttagtTTTATCTTCAGCAGACATAAGATctctaataaatgtaaaatagattttttttaataaaaattaaaaaaaaagtaaatgaaacaaaaaatccATCGTATATGTGAAAAAAGGGTTTTTGgtggaaaaaaatatatgtaaatgagGAATTATTTCTAACACTTTGAAAGGATTTACTATGcataatgaagaagaagactaTGTAAATTCAATGAAAGAGCTATCCTGAAAAGAAGTAAGAAAACACAGGTATATAAAGTTTAACACTAATGGATCTCATATTGCATTAGGTATGTAGTATCGTCAACAAAAGTTTTTAGTATCAACCCTGACATCATGCCTCAAATGAAAGCCAGTATCACTCTCAAACAAAGAGGAATATATAGCTGTATTGTTTTCCATTGGTACATAATACTGTTGGAGACAGCATGCTTTTGTAAACACAAACCCTGTTTTAtcgttaaattaaaatatccaCCCCTAAGAGTCATCAACGAAGACGaaaggattttattttatttaattaaatacttaattactattaaaagatatataaatgcATCATTTACCTAAACATTGGACATCTGTATCGAGTTTTAACAAGATTGtctattcaatatttttaaattagtggTTATATATATTGCTTttcattttatgtattttaattataccTAAACTTTTTGGTCTTTGCTCTGGATTTATGGTCTTCCCATTTGAAGACACAAATTCTAAATGATTTATTCAACACAAAACTTTCCAactgatattttttttccagGTCACAGGATGTCCCGAAGTGGATCACCACAAAACTCATTTATTAGAGCATTTAGCGACAGTGGAGACAATTATTAAGAGATAATTTATTCATAAACAAAAACCGAATAGagggaaaaagagaaaaaaccaGCGTGCTGATAAACTTTTCTGAGATTTACAATTCTGAGATTTAGGAGGTAGTGAcatcttttcttgtttttgtttttttgttattactTCAATGTCTCAGTGCCTTAGAACCCTACCTTATTTAACCACTTGTGTTTACAAATTCGCATTTCTGCTTGTCCCTGtaactttctttttcctttttccttaaCAAGATAAGATACCCAGAGAGTCGTATTGAAATTTCCCTTAAAGAACAATTTGCTTCTGAACCATGTCAAGTCATAAAAAGTGACACATCTCGAGAACTGTAACAATGTATCAAATTCTCTACAATCAACTCATGCACAAAACAATGTATCATCAGTATAtgattttctataatttattaaaaaatgtatccGTCTTATTTAGTTGATTATGTGTAACATAACAAACAAATTATCACTTAACATATGTCAATGCATCGTAGATATCAAACtaaatgttaaaaaatcattaatagctaaaagacaaaaagataTTGAAGCCGGTgtacaaaatttataaagtatacaatattaaaaaaatgttattaaaaccTAGCACCTTAGCTTGAAGAAATTAATGGGATTtagaaatttgataaaaatcaaaggataaaaaaggttttaattatttttatttggcaTCACTTAGAATAACACCAGTATATaagataaacatatatatatatatatatatatatatataaactaggTTGACACTTTATTCCTCAACTATCATTTATACATCttgaaaaataagtaaataaaactaaaaaggaATATAGAATACAAACCAATATGAAGGGATCAAACCAATACAAGATTATAAATCTCCacaccaaaaatattttgtttatcattTAGTCCCAAATTAGTTATAGTCTATCATTACATTTATAACTTTCACGATATATATCtttgaaagtttaaaatttaagtatctTTTTAGAAAGATTACCTGACATTACTCATAgcattaagattttttttattgtaataaaaccCAAGAggattattgtattttttagctttttgcaTTTCTCAAATGTCCCATATAATGCTGGAAGGTTGCGAGACcaatatcttaaatttaagtACTTCCAATATATGAAATGTTAAGTAGAAAAGTAGAAATTTAATGATACAATTAAAGGTGTActtgaaataaatttcaaaattagaatcCAATCTCAAACTTAGGATGTAActagacaataaaaaaatatagcgAACAGTTTGGCttcttaaaacataaaaaaaaggggTTTACGTTAACACgtaatgaaaattgtttttgtatttctgAAATCCAaacattttgttatttgttgatAGAATAATAGGCAATATGAATTGAAATTCTTGGTGAAATTATtgtatatttcaataatttgaaAACAACCTTTTTCAacgttattataaaaaatgttataaactAATTATTGTGAGTATTGTTTAAACTCGCTTTAATTTTGATGAAAAGATATGAACATAAgtatgaataatataattttttaagaaacaaaTTGGTTAAAAGATGGTAATGGGTGTTTACATTATCACTCGTCTTGTCCTGTTGTCGGTCTACTTATTTTCGTTCTTATATTTTATCAggtaacttaaaaaattatcttccaTGTTTTCTCTTGTCTTTAGTTTCCTTTCATTTAgaaaactttttgttttttcattttactaCTCAATTTTTCATTCTCTCTTAAAGTGTTGTTTTATTTCGTTAAATCAAATAGTTTTCAAGACGCTCATttcattatttctattttttaatatattttttcacgTCTGAAGAATATTTGACTCTTTGATACTGTTCAATAGTGTTAAATCCTTATTGTTTGTAtccttttaatattattatttat
This sequence is a window from Vigna angularis cultivar LongXiaoDou No.4 chromosome 2, ASM1680809v1, whole genome shotgun sequence. Protein-coding genes within it:
- the LOC108347969 gene encoding LOB domain-containing protein 29; protein product: MTGSPCGACKFLRRKCVRGCVFAPYFCHEQGATHFAAIHKVFGASNVSKLLAHLPVSERCEAAVTISYEAQARLQDPIYGCVAHIFALQQQVVNLQAQVAHLREQAGQIYLNASATENPNEKYFGKSTNFPQYLDSWFQTENSNSASQFLPKLSTDTSTQYYGNTDTFMDPNPIGNDDNSVTVEESISFSSFEESCNSMACDVQRQWTFYQVDNLQ